The DNA region GACGGTCGGCGGACGCGCGACGGCCGCGTTCACCGGCGGCTCCCTGCTCATCGGCACGGTGGGCCGTCCCGACCTGGTCGAGCCCCGCCTCACCGAGCCGCTGGCCCGCGCCCAGCACGCCTCGGCGCACCGCCTGGCCGAGGAACTGGACGACGCGGTACGCGTCCTGCCCACGCACGGCTTCGGCAGCTTCTGCTCGGCGACGCAGTCCGAGGGCGGCGCGACCACCATCGGCGCGGAGCGGACGGCCAACACGGCCCTCACCCAGGACGAGGACTCCTTCGTCGCCGAACTGCTCGCCGGGCTCGACGACGTGCCCGCGTACTACACCCACATGGGCCCGGCCAACGCGGCGGGGCCCGCGCCCGTCGACCTGACCCCGCCCGGGCACGCCGACGCCACGGAGATCGCCGCGCGCCTGGCGGCCGGGGAATGGGTGGTGGACCTGCGCGGCCGGGTGGCGTTCGCCGCCGGGCACGTCGTGGGGTCCTTCAACTTCGAGGCGGAGGGCAAGCTGGCCACGTACCTGGCGTGGCTGATCCCGTGGGGCACGCCGGTCACGCTGCTCGCCGAATCGCCGCGCCAACTGGCCGACGCCCAGCGCGAGCTGGTGCGGGTGGGCATCGACCGGCCGGCGGCGGGCGCGACGGGCGGCCCCGGGAGCTGGGTGCGTGCGGGGGAGCGTCCCGGCTCCTTCCCCCGCGCGACGTTCGCCGACCTGGCCGAGGCCCGCAAGGACCGGGACGACGTGGTGGTCCTCGACGTGCGCCGCGCCTCGGAGCGCGCGGGCGCCCACCTGGAGGGCTCCGCGCACGTACCGCTCCACGAACTCCACGGACGCCACGGCGAGGTGCCGGACGGCGAGGTGTGGGTGCACTGCGGCACCGGGATGCGCGCGGCGATCGGGGCCTCGCTCCTCGCCGCCGCCGGGCGCGGGGTCGTCGTCGTGGACGACGTGTTCGACGCCGACGCCCTGGCCCGCGCGGGACTGCCCGTCCACGACGGCCACGGCTGTACCCACGCCTGTACGCGCACGTGAGCCCGCTCGTCCTGGCCCTGCTCGCCGGGGCCGTGGTCGGCCTCGCCCTCGGCGCCCTGGGCGGAGGCGGCAGCATGCTCGCCGTCCCCGCGCTCGTCTACCTCCTCGGCTTCACCCCGGCCGCCGCCACCACCGCGAGCCTGCTGATTGTCGCGGTCACCTCGGCCACGGCCCTGTACGCCCACGCCCGCGCCGGGCACGTGCGCTGGCGGGCGGGCGCGCTGTTCGCGGCGACCGGGATCCTGCCCGCCGCCGGGGCGGGGGCGGCGGCGGGCAGACTGCCGCAGCCGGTGCTCACGGCGGCGTTCGCGGGGGTGGCTGGGGTCGCGGCGGTGTTGATGTTGAGGGCCGGTGGGGCCGGGCGGGGCGCCCGCGCGGGGGCCGGTGCCGTCCGGCCGGGGCGTGCGGCCGGGGCCGGGGCCGGGCTCGGCGCGCTGACCGGGCTGCTCGGCGTCGGCGGCGGATTCCTCGTCGTACCGGCCCTCGTCTCCGTCCTCGCCTTCGAGATGCGGGCCGCCACCGGGACCAGCCTGCTGGTCATCGCCGTCAACTCCCTCGCCTCACTGGCCACCCGCGGCAGCACGACGACCGGCCTCGACTGGGCCGTGGTCGCGCCCTTCACCGGCGCGGCGGTCCTCGGCGCGTGGGACGGCAAGCGGCTCGCCGCCAGGCTCACCGGGGCCGCCCTGCGGCGCACGTTCGCGGTCGCGCTGCTCGTGGTGGCCGCCGCGATGGGAGCGGACGCGGTGGTCCAGAGTGTCGGCTCGGCGTGACGGGGGCCGTGCGGGCGGCGGGAGCCCTGGGCGGCGCAGGAGCCGCGGGGGCCGTGAGGGCCGTCCTACGCCAGCGACAGGAACAGTTTCTCCAGGCGCGCCCGCATCCGCTCCCGGTCGCCGCTTTCGGCCAACTCCGTGTCGGTCAGGCAGTGCTGGAGGCCGGTGGCGATGATGGCGAACCCGGCCTTGTCCAACGCCCGGGACGCGGCCGCCAATTGGGTGATCACGTCCTCGCAGTCCCGGCCCTCCTCGATCATCTTGATCACGCCGTTGATCTGGCCCTGGGCCCGGCGCAGCCGGTTGACCGCCGTCCTCAGTTCCTCGGCCGCCATCGTCAGTTCCACTGGTCACTCCGATCTGGATACCCCTATGGGTACCGTACGGGAGTGGTGCACGCATCAACCAAGGCCTCCCCGTGGCCTTCGACGAAAGGAAGTCCCGTGCCGTCCCGCACCGCGCTCACCGCCGAACAGGCCCGCCACCGCCTGGACGAACTGGTCGTCGTCGACGTCCGCACCCCCGCCGAGTTCGCCTCCGGGCACCTCCCCGGGGCCCACAACATCCCCCTGGAGCGCCTCCCCGAAGCCCTGCCCGCCCTCGACGCCGCGGCGGCACGCGGGGAACTCCTGATGGTGTGCGCCACCGGCAACCGCTCGGCCCGGGCCTGCGCGCGCCTGGCCGAGGACGGCGTCCCCGCCGCGACCCTCACCGACGGCACCACCGGCTGGACCGGGCGCGGATACGACGTCGAGCGCACCCGGAGCACGGCCCGCGCCACCTGGGCCATGGAGCGCCAAGTCCGCCTGACCGCGGGGTCGCTGATCCTGACCGGCCTGGCGCTGGGGCTGCTGTGGCCGTACGCCCTGTGGCTGTCCGCCGCCGTCGCCGCGGGCCTGGTCCTCGCCGCGGTCACGGACACCTGCGGCCTGGCCTCCGTCCTGGCCAGGCTGCCGCACAACCGCCCCCGCGACACCGACCTGCACGCCACGCTCGTCGCCCTGAACCGCTGACGGAGAGCGCCCCGGGCGGCACTTGGGCACCGCGCCCGGCGGCCCGTCAGTCGGCGGGCTCGGTGTCGAAGCCGCGTACGTAGCGCCGCTGCCACGGCGTCTCGACGGCACGGCGGTGATAGTGCGCGCGCACATAGGCGACGGCCTCACCGGCCGGGACGCCGTCGAGCACGGCCAGACAGGCGAGCGCCGTCCCTGTGCGGCCGAAGCCGCCGCCGCAGGCGATCTCCACGCGCTCCGTGGCGGCGCGCGCCCAGGCCTCGCCGAGGAGTTGCCGCGCGGCCGCCCGGTCCGTGGGCAGCCAGAAGTCCGGCCAGCGCAGCCAGCGCGCCTCCCACGGCACCTCGGGCGGCGGCTTGCCCTGGAGGTGCACGGCGAACATCGGCTCGGGCCCGGTCGGCAGCGGGCGACGGAGACCCCGGCCGCGCACGAGTCGGCCGGAAGGCAGCCGCAGCACACCTTCGGCGGTCTCACTCCAGGTTTCAGCCACACGATCCCCCCAACTTCGCCATAAGATCACCCTACGGAAAACAGCGGCAGCAGGGAGTGAGTTGCGCTGCGGGCGAACCACCATGCCCAAGAGCCGCAGGTCACAGGGTACTTCGCGCACCAAAGGGACAATGGCCACCTGGTCCTAGCCGATACTCACCCGGTTCTAACGGAATCTTGACTTCGACAGGGCATATTGACGCGCATGACAACCTTGGTTCCTGTCTGCCCGTACTGCGGCCGGGTGGAATGCATCTGTCCGGCAGTGGCCGGTCACTTCGCGTCGGCCCGCACGTGCGCGCCGACGGTCACACCGCCGCGTGTCAGGCGGGGCGCACCGACCACGCGGACGCTGATACGCCGCGTGGGCCCCGCCCACCGGACGGGGCCCCACCGCCCCGTCCCCCGTGCCCCGCGCACACCGGACCCGACCACCGCGAGCAGGACCCCCGCACCGGCGACCTGCCCGTAGTCGGTGCCGCCACCGACACCTGACCCGCCGTCGTCGCGCACGCCGGACCTCTGGCCGACGACGACGGCGCCCAGTACCGTGCCGATGCCGCCCTCGTCGACGCACCGTCGAGGAACGGGGCCCTGATCGCCGCGGGTTCGCACGCCCCCTGCGTCTCCGGCGTGCCCGCGTACGTGTCGCAGCCGGGGCGGACGGGGCGGGTGAGTTGGGGCGGGGCGGGTGAGTCGGGGCGTGGCCGGGGCGAGAAGTGAGGCGGAGCAGTGGCGAAGGGTGAGACGGTGACGGACTGGAAGCCGGTCGTCGAGGTCGCGGTGCGCGAGCGGGCCGAGCTGGGCGAGGGCCCCACCTGGGACCCGGCGGCCGAGCGCCTGATCTGGGTGGACATCCTCAACTCCCGTGTCCACACCTACGCTCCGGCGAGCGGCCACCGGACGGTGCTCGCCACGGAACAGCACGTCGGCGCCGCGAAGCCGCGCGCGGGCGGCGGCCTCGTCGTCAACCTCCGCGACGGCATCGGGCTCTACGCCCCGGACGGCGCCTTCTCCTGGCTGGTGCGCGACCCGGTCGCCGGACGCCGCGGCAACGACGCGGCGATCGCCCCCGACGGCGCGCTGTGGGCGGGCACCATGCGCTACGACGAGGCGCCCGGCGGCGGCGCCCTCACACGCGTCACGGCGGACGGCACGGCGACCGAGGTCTTCCCCGGCGTGGCCGTCAGCAACGGCACCGGCTGGAGCCCCGACGGCACCCTCCTGTACTACGTGGACAGCCCCACGCGACGCGTCGACGTCTGCCGCATGGACGGGCAACACCCGATCGAGCGCAGGGAGTTCGCCGTGATCGCGGACTCGGACGGCTTCCCGGACGGCCTCACCGTGGACGCCGAAGGGTGCGTGTGGGTGGCGCTCTGGGACGGCGCGCAGGTGCGGCGCTACACCCCGGACGGCACGCTGGACCGCGTCCTGCGGCTTCCCGTGCGGCGCCCCACCGCGTGCGCGTTCGGCGGCCAGGACCTGCGGGACCTGTACGTCACGACGGCCCGGGTCGGCCAGGACCGCCCGCACCCGATGGCGGGCTCGGTCCTCGTGGTCCAGGGCGCCGGCCAGGGGCTGCCGGGGGCGGCCTTCGCGGGCTGACGCCCTTCGGGAGCGGTCGTCCCGCGACACCACGCGGGCCTCAGACGCTGCGGCTCGCGAACATCGAGGAGATGACGCGCTCCGCCTGGTCGGCCAGGTAGAAGTGGTCGCCGGGCAGTACGAGCGCGGAGAACTCGCCGCTGCCCGCGTCCCGCCACGCCTCCACGTCCTCCGGCGACACCTCGATGTCCTGGTCGCCCGTGAACACGCCGATGGGGCAGCGCAGCCGCGCCGTCAGGTCCGGGCGGTACGTCTCGATCAGGCGGTAGTCCGCGCGTATCGCGGGCAGCACCATCTCGCGCACGTCGGGGTCGTCGAGGAGCTGTGGGTCGGTCCCGCCGAGCTGCTTGATCTCGTCGACGAGCCGCTCCTCCGGCAGCAGGTGCACCGTCCCCGGACGCTGGCGGCGCGGGCCCTGACGGCCGGAAACGAAGACCTGCCGGGGGGCGGGCCCCGGCCCCGCCTCCAGGCGCAGCGCCGTCTCCCAGGCCAGTGCCGCACCCATGCTGTGGCCGAAGAAGACCAGCTCGCGATCGGCGCGCACACCGGCCCGCAGCGCCTCCGTGACCGCGTCGGCCAGCTCCGTCATGGTGCCGATGGGCCGCTCCGCGAGCCGGTCCTGCCGCCCCGGGTACTGCACCGCGACCAGCTCCACGTCCAGCGGGAGCAGTCGCGCCCAGGGCGAGAAGAAGGAGGCGGTGCCGCCCGCGTGCGGGAAGCACACCAGGGTGGTGCGGGCGCCGGGGCGGGGCTGGGTGCGGCGCAGCCAACGGGGCGTGGGAGCGGCCGAGTTGCCACCGGGGCGGTGGGTGGTGGGGTTCGATTCGGTGGTCATCAGCACTCCGTCGAGCAGCTAGGCGGTCGGGCCGCGGTTCACAGTGGTCGCCCGCGCGACGGAACCAGAAGCGCGGCACGTGCCGCAACCCGGGGTAGCGGTTCGGGCGCCGCCCGAACCGCTACCCCGCACCGATGCCACGTACACACAGATGTCCGGTCGCCCGGACGCCGGGCGCAGCGTCCCATGGGGTGCTCGTGGTGGTTCGTGCTGCTTTGAGGCTTTGAGTCCGTCACTCGTCGTAGTGGATGACCCCGTCCTCGTCCATCGTCGGGTGCAGCTTCATCGGCTCCGTCGTCTCCATGTCCGAGGGCCGCGCCGACTCGGGTCCGTCGGCGCCCATCCTGACCATGCGTTCCACGCGGCAGATGCGGAAACAGCGGTCGCGCACGACGATCTGGTTGGCGCGCCCCGCCGCCTTGAACTCCTCTGCGGCGCCGCGGAACTCGGCGCGTTCGCCGGCGTCGAAGTCGTACAGGAGCGGCCACAGTTCGGTCATGCCGTGCACGAGCAGGCGGCGCGCGTCGTGCGGGGTGGGCATGAGGGCCCCGCGCGGCCGCCAGCGGTCGCCCCGGCGCTCCGCGACGCCGAAGCTGACCGGGAGCAGGACGACCTCCGGATAGTCCCGTGCGGCCCGCTCGGAGTCCTCGCGGAGGGCGGTGGGGAGGTGGCCGCCGGAGTAGGTGAAGCCCCGCAGGGCGATGCGCAGCGCACCCGCCATCAGACCTTCGGCGCTGTTCGGGCCGAGGGCGAAGCCCACGTCCCGCGAGGGCGGTCCCGGCCGGTCCTCCCAGGACGCGACGGCCGGTTCGGGGTCGGTGGGCCGGGGCGGTTCGAGGCCGTCCGCGCCGGCGCGGACGAACTCGTCGCCGCGGATGACCCGGTAGCGGGTGCCGAGCACGGTGACCTCGTCGAGCGGCTCGTGTTCGAGCCGGGACACGGCCGCGAGCAGCGCGCGCCGCTGCTCGCGGTCCTCGGTGTCGTCCTTCGCCTTGAACCACAGCAGGGAGTTGAGGCTGTCCCTGGCCTGCTGGGGCGTGCCCTCGGTGACGTCGCCGAGCAGCCGCCAGGGGCCGTCGCCGGCGGTCTCCCGGGCGGCGAGCCCGAAGACCGGCCCGCGCACCGCCAGTTGTGGGTACAGGTACGAAGCGTCCACCGCGTCGGCCTCGCTGACCCACGCGGTCGGGTCGTCACGGCGGACCAAGTCGCTGTGCAGCGCGTCGATCTGCCGCTTCCAGTCGTCAGGCATGCGTGCATTGTTCTGACTCGCGCCGTCCGGCGCGGGCCGCGTCACGCGGGAGCATGACGAAGGGGGCGAATGCCGGGCGCGCGGGACGGCGGTGCCCTATAGGGGGTCGGCGCCCCGGGGCGGCGCCGGAGCGTACTGGGCCACGCCGTCGCCGAGGGACCAGTCGATCGACTCGTTCTCGGTCACGCAGACGAACACGTTCCGCGGCTCGGTGCCGGTGTACTCGTGGGCGAGTTCGGCGATCCGCCGGTAGAGGGCCCGCTTCTGGTCGGGGGTGCGGCCGGAGCGCATCGTGATGGCCACGTACACGATGCCGCTGTCGCGGCGCACCCCGAGGTAGTCGTCGTACCGCAGCGTGCTGCCCCCGCCGCGGTGGCCGTTGAGCACCTGGAACCGGTCGTCGTCGGGGATGCCGATGGTCTGCACGAGCGCGTCGTGCACGGCCCGGCCGAGGGCGTCGAGGCGGTCAGGGTCGGCCTCCAGGGCGTCTATGCGGACAAAGGGCATGAGGTGTTCCTCTCGCTGGCCATCGATCTGTACATACTAGTAGGTACAGCTTCAGGTGCGGGCGCTGCGCCGCGGGCGCCGTGGTGGGCCGGGCTCGGTGCCGTCGGTGCCGTCGGTGGCGGCCTACGCGGAGGCGGTGGGGGCGTCCCTGCGGAACAGCCCCGTCCAGAGGAACGGTTCGCCGAAGTGCGCGGACTCGGGCGGCTCGTCGTCCATGCGGCGCAGCTCGACCTCCGTGAGGTCGGAGAAGATCCAGCGGAGCGATTCCGCGGTGTAGGCGAGGCCGCCCTGGAGGCCGGAGCCGCCGTAGAGGTCCGCGTCGGGGAGTTCGGAGCCCATGCCTCCGGCGGCGAAGCAGGTGAGGCCGAAGTGGCCGCCGGGCGCGAGGGCGCGGTCGAGGAGGGCGAGGTAACTGACGCGGCGGTGCGGCGGCAGATGGTGGAAGCAGCCCGAGTCGTAGACCAGGTCGTACGGTCCGCCGAGCGCGGCGGGGTCGAGGGTGAACGCGTCACCGAGGTGGAAGCGGACCTTCGCCCCGGCCTCGCGGGCGCGCTCCTCGGCCCAGGCGAGCGCGGTGGGCGAGAGGTCGACGGCGTCCACCTCGAAGCGGAGCGCGGCCAGGTGAGTCGCGTTGCGCCCCGGACCGCAGCCCAGGTCGAGGGCGCGCCCGGGCCGGATCAGACCGCGTTCGACGTACGAGGCGAGGCTTGCGTCGGGCTTCGCCACGAAGAACGGGACCGGTTTGGAGCGGTCGGTGTAGAAGCCGTCCCACCAGTCGGCCGCGTCCGTCGTCCAGCGGTCGGCCGACGGCGCGAACAGCCCGTCGAGGAGCTTCAGTACGTCGTCCATGGTGCGTATGTGCCGATCCATCCGAACCCCTTTCGCGAGGGTCCGAGAATATCGGCGGCACGCATGAAAGCCCAGGTCAGACGGGGTGGCGTGGACGCGCAGGCGGGCCTGTGAGCGGTGCGGGCACGGTGGCGGCGGGGGGCGTCCCGGACCGGCGCGCCCGGTCGCGTGCGACCCCGTCGAACGCCGTCAGACGGGCACTGCGGGCGCCGCCGGAGCGGGTTTTCCGACGGGTGCGGCTTCCGCCTGCGAGAAGGCGCGGCGGTAGTCGCTCGGGGACACCCCGACCTGCTTCAGGAAGTGGTGGCGGAGGTTGTTCGCCGTGCCGAGGCCGCTGAGTTCGCCGACCTTCTCGACGGGCAGAGCGGTGGACTCCAGGAGGCTCTGGGCGCGGGCGAGGCGCTGGTTGAGGAGCCACTGCAGCGGGGTCGTGCCGGTGGCGGCCTGGAGGCGGCGGTAGAAGGTGCGCGGGCTCATCGCCGCGCGGCGCGCCAGGTCCGTCACCGTCAGCGGCTGGTCGAGGTGCTCCCGGGCCCACTGAAGGACCGGGCTCAGCCCCGCGTCGTCCGTGGCGGGCACCGACAGATCGATGAACTGGGCCTGCCCGCCCGGCCGGTGGGCGGGCACCACCATGCGGCGGGCGAGCTGGTTGGCGACGTGCGCGCCGAGGTCACGGCGTACGAGATGCAGGCACAGGTCGAGCCCCGCGGTCAGGCCCGCGCTGGTCAGGACGTCGCCGTCGTCCACGTACAGGACCGAGTCGTCGACCTGGACGCGCGGATGGCGGGCCGCGAGCTGGGCCGTGTGCAGCCAGTGCGCGGTGGCCCTGCGGCCGTCGAGGACGCCCGCCTCGGCGAGCGCGAAGGCGCCGGTGCACAAGGACACCATGCGCGCGCCTGCCGCGTGGGCGCGGCGCAGCGCGTCGACGAGTCCCGGCGGCAGCGGCGCGCCCTCCTCGACGCAGGCGTCGGGCACCGACGGCACGATGACGGTGTCCGCGCGCACGAGGTCGTCGAGCCCGTACGGAGTGCGCAGCGAGAAGCCGGACCGCGCGGTGGCGCCGCCCTCCTCGTGGCCGATGCCGCAGAGCCACAGGTCGTACCAGGAGTCGGCGAGATCGGGCTGGGGCTTGCCGAACACCGTGCACGGGATGCTCAGTTCGTACAGGTCCCACGACGGGACCCCGATCTCCTCGGTCACGACCACCGCGACGGAACCAGCGCTCATGCGGGCGAGGATACGACGCCCGCGGAGATGGCAGGAATTTGGTGGCCACCGTCACCACCGTCACTGTCGTGGCTCCCGGCCCGCTGCGAAGGTGGTCCGTACGTGATCAACGTGATCAGCCGCCCGAAGGCGGATCTTCAAGGAGTTACCACGCAATGAGCGCAGAACGACGCGCCCCCGTGACCGTCATCGGACTCGGCAACATGGGCGCGGCCCTGGCCGCCGCCTTCCTGGAGCGCGGCCACCCCACCACCGTCTGGAACCGTTCGCCAAAGAAGGCCAAGGCTCTCGCCGAGCGTGGCGCGACGGTCGCGGCGACGCCCGGGGAGGCGGTGACGGCCGCCGAGTTGGTGATCGCCTGCGTCCTCGACTACGACGCGCTGCGCACCGTGCTCGACCCGGTCGCCGGCCGGCTCGCGGGCCGCGCCCTGGTGAACGTGACCTCCGGATCGCCCGAGCAGGCCAGGGACTTCAGGGACTGGGCCGAGGGGCAGGGCGCCACCTATCTCGACGGCGCCATCATGACCACGCCGCCCGGCGTCGGCAGCCCGGACATGATGTTCCTCTACAGCGGTTCGCGGGACACCTTCACCGCGCACAAGGAGACCCTGGACGTCCTCGGTGACGCGCTGTTCCTGGGCACGGACCCGGCGGTCGCCTCGCTGTACGACGCCGCGCTGCTCGGCCTGATGTGGGCCACGTTCAACGGCTGGCTGCACGGCACGGCGCTCGTCGGCGCCGACAAGGTGGCGGCGACGGACTACACCGTGCTCGCGAACCGCTGGCTCGGCGGCGCGGTGAGCGGCTTCCTCACGCGGTACGCGGCGCAGATCGACGAGGGGCGCTACCCGGGCGACGACGCGACCGTCGACGTGCAGATCGCGACCATCGACCACCTCATCCACGCGGCGGCCGACCGGGGCGTCGACAACGCGCTGCCGGAGCTGCTCAAGGCGAGCATGGAGCGGGCGAAGGCGCTGGGCCACGGCGGGGACAGCTACGCGAGCGTGATCGAGGTGCTGCGCGGGAAGGGCGGGGCCACCGCCTAGGCGTCCGGCACCCGGGCGCACGGGCGGAGGAGCAGCGGGCGGCTCCGCGCCCGGAACCGGGCGGCACCGCGCCCGAACGACGGTGTGGCGCCGGTCCTGGAGGACCGGCGCCGCACTGCTGTCACCAACTGCTCGTGAGGTCCCGCTGAGGCTGCTCGGGGGCCCGCCGGGCGGACGGGATCCCGGCGAACCCGGGGGAGTTCACCGACGTACCGGCGACCCGGTCCGCGAGCGAGCGGGAGGACCGCGAGAGCACCGGAAGCACGTTCAGGAGGAACAGGGCGACCGCCGCGATCCAGCACAGGACGGACAGGAAGAGCCAGCCCTGCACGAGCACGCAGCAGGCCAGCGCGTACACGGCGACGTCGGCCGAGGTGGTGACGGCCGCCCGCAGCGCCGTGCGCGATGGAGTGCGCGGGGTGACGCGCAGCCCCATCAGGGCCTTGCCCAGGGTCCGGCCGGTGAAGTTGAGCGTGAGCCACTGGTAGAGGAACGTGAGCACGACCAGGGCGAGGAAGCCCTGCTGGATGTAGCCGACGGCGTCCTCCCACAGCGAGTCGACCATCTTGCCGCTCGCTCCCTGGGCGTCGCCCCCGGACGTGACGAAGTGCCAACTTCCCTTGGTCATCAGCTCGGGAACGTCGGTGATGAGCGCCGAGATGCGGTTGAAGGTCAGGGCCGCGAGCCCCCCGGCCGCCGCCACCACCAAAGCGAAGTCGATGAGCCAGGCGCCGACACGGCGAAACTTCGGCACAGATGATCCCCCAAGACTGCTACCCCCCGGTCTGGCTCCCGTGACGATAGCAACACCGACGGCGGCGCTCACCCGGTCAATTGAGACGATCTCGGGGCACTCCCGTCCCTCAACTCCGTTGCCAGGGCGTCAAGATGACACCGAAGCGGGCGGCGCGGAGGAGGGCGCGGGGCGCGCGGGTAGCGCGATCCAGGGGCTTTGCGCCACGCACGCTCCCCGCGCTCCCCAGGTCCTCCGAGAG from Streptomyces flavofungini includes:
- a CDS encoding class I SAM-dependent methyltransferase, which gives rise to MDRHIRTMDDVLKLLDGLFAPSADRWTTDAADWWDGFYTDRSKPVPFFVAKPDASLASYVERGLIRPGRALDLGCGPGRNATHLAALRFEVDAVDLSPTALAWAEERAREAGAKVRFHLGDAFTLDPAALGGPYDLVYDSGCFHHLPPHRRVSYLALLDRALAPGGHFGLTCFAAGGMGSELPDADLYGGSGLQGGLAYTAESLRWIFSDLTEVELRRMDDEPPESAHFGEPFLWTGLFRRDAPTASA
- a CDS encoding thioesterase II family protein gives rise to the protein MTTESNPTTHRPGGNSAAPTPRWLRRTQPRPGARTTLVCFPHAGGTASFFSPWARLLPLDVELVAVQYPGRQDRLAERPIGTMTELADAVTEALRAGVRADRELVFFGHSMGAALAWETALRLEAGPGPAPRQVFVSGRQGPRRQRPGTVHLLPEERLVDEIKQLGGTDPQLLDDPDVREMVLPAIRADYRLIETYRPDLTARLRCPIGVFTGDQDIEVSPEDVEAWRDAGSGEFSALVLPGDHFYLADQAERVISSMFASRSV
- a CDS encoding tautomerase family protein, with translation MPFVRIDALEADPDRLDALGRAVHDALVQTIGIPDDDRFQVLNGHRGGGSTLRYDDYLGVRRDSGIVYVAITMRSGRTPDQKRALYRRIAELAHEYTGTEPRNVFVCVTENESIDWSLGDGVAQYAPAPPRGADPL
- a CDS encoding NAD(P)-dependent oxidoreductase; amino-acid sequence: MSAERRAPVTVIGLGNMGAALAAAFLERGHPTTVWNRSPKKAKALAERGATVAATPGEAVTAAELVIACVLDYDALRTVLDPVAGRLAGRALVNVTSGSPEQARDFRDWAEGQGATYLDGAIMTTPPGVGSPDMMFLYSGSRDTFTAHKETLDVLGDALFLGTDPAVASLYDAALLGLMWATFNGWLHGTALVGADKVAATDYTVLANRWLGGAVSGFLTRYAAQIDEGRYPGDDATVDVQIATIDHLIHAAADRGVDNALPELLKASMERAKALGHGGDSYASVIEVLRGKGGATA
- a CDS encoding MBL fold metallo-hydrolase, producing MFFVDTLELTGLGNRSYLAGGPDTAVAVDPPRDIDRVMALAARRGVRIGYVAETHVHNDYVSGGLELARVTGARYLVPAGAFVSFPHTPVADGDTVLVDEAAGSGAGDGAGGPSRADEAVALRALATPGHTPHHLSYVLTVGGRATAAFTGGSLLIGTVGRPDLVEPRLTEPLARAQHASAHRLAEELDDAVRVLPTHGFGSFCSATQSEGGATTIGAERTANTALTQDEDSFVAELLAGLDDVPAYYTHMGPANAAGPAPVDLTPPGHADATEIAARLAAGEWVVDLRGRVAFAAGHVVGSFNFEAEGKLATYLAWLIPWGTPVTLLAESPRQLADAQRELVRVGIDRPAAGATGGPGSWVRAGERPGSFPRATFADLAEARKDRDDVVVLDVRRASERAGAHLEGSAHVPLHELHGRHGEVPDGEVWVHCGTGMRAAIGASLLAAAGRGVVVVDDVFDADALARAGLPVHDGHGCTHACTRT
- a CDS encoding sulfite exporter TauE/SafE family protein, which codes for MSPLVLALLAGAVVGLALGALGGGGSMLAVPALVYLLGFTPAAATTASLLIVAVTSATALYAHARAGHVRWRAGALFAATGILPAAGAGAAAGRLPQPVLTAAFAGVAGVAAVLMLRAGGAGRGARAGAGAVRPGRAAGAGAGLGALTGLLGVGGGFLVVPALVSVLAFEMRAATGTSLLVIAVNSLASLATRGSTTTGLDWAVVAPFTGAAVLGAWDGKRLAARLTGAALRRTFAVALLVVAAAMGADAVVQSVGSA
- a CDS encoding helix-turn-helix domain-containing protein, translating into MVVTEEIGVPSWDLYELSIPCTVFGKPQPDLADSWYDLWLCGIGHEEGGATARSGFSLRTPYGLDDLVRADTVIVPSVPDACVEEGAPLPPGLVDALRRAHAAGARMVSLCTGAFALAEAGVLDGRRATAHWLHTAQLAARHPRVQVDDSVLYVDDGDVLTSAGLTAGLDLCLHLVRRDLGAHVANQLARRMVVPAHRPGGQAQFIDLSVPATDDAGLSPVLQWAREHLDQPLTVTDLARRAAMSPRTFYRRLQAATGTTPLQWLLNQRLARAQSLLESTALPVEKVGELSGLGTANNLRHHFLKQVGVSPSDYRRAFSQAEAAPVGKPAPAAPAVPV
- a CDS encoding RDD family protein; its protein translation is MPKFRRVGAWLIDFALVVAAAGGLAALTFNRISALITDVPELMTKGSWHFVTSGGDAQGASGKMVDSLWEDAVGYIQQGFLALVVLTFLYQWLTLNFTGRTLGKALMGLRVTPRTPSRTALRAAVTTSADVAVYALACCVLVQGWLFLSVLCWIAAVALFLLNVLPVLSRSSRSLADRVAGTSVNSPGFAGIPSARRAPEQPQRDLTSSW
- a CDS encoding metal-sensitive transcriptional regulator, whose product is MELTMAAEELRTAVNRLRRAQGQINGVIKMIEEGRDCEDVITQLAAASRALDKAGFAIIATGLQHCLTDTELAESGDRERMRARLEKLFLSLA
- a CDS encoding protein-tyrosine phosphatase family protein; this translates as MAETWSETAEGVLRLPSGRLVRGRGLRRPLPTGPEPMFAVHLQGKPPPEVPWEARWLRWPDFWLPTDRAAARQLLGEAWARAATERVEIACGGGFGRTGTALACLAVLDGVPAGEAVAYVRAHYHRRAVETPWQRRYVRGFDTEPAD
- a CDS encoding rhodanese-like domain-containing protein yields the protein MPSRTALTAEQARHRLDELVVVDVRTPAEFASGHLPGAHNIPLERLPEALPALDAAAARGELLMVCATGNRSARACARLAEDGVPAATLTDGTTGWTGRGYDVERTRSTARATWAMERQVRLTAGSLILTGLALGLLWPYALWLSAAVAAGLVLAAVTDTCGLASVLARLPHNRPRDTDLHATLVALNR
- a CDS encoding SMP-30/gluconolactonase/LRE family protein — its product is MAKGETVTDWKPVVEVAVRERAELGEGPTWDPAAERLIWVDILNSRVHTYAPASGHRTVLATEQHVGAAKPRAGGGLVVNLRDGIGLYAPDGAFSWLVRDPVAGRRGNDAAIAPDGALWAGTMRYDEAPGGGALTRVTADGTATEVFPGVAVSNGTGWSPDGTLLYYVDSPTRRVDVCRMDGQHPIERREFAVIADSDGFPDGLTVDAEGCVWVALWDGAQVRRYTPDGTLDRVLRLPVRRPTACAFGGQDLRDLYVTTARVGQDRPHPMAGSVLVVQGAGQGLPGAAFAG
- a CDS encoding DUF5954 family protein → MPDDWKRQIDALHSDLVRRDDPTAWVSEADAVDASYLYPQLAVRGPVFGLAARETAGDGPWRLLGDVTEGTPQQARDSLNSLLWFKAKDDTEDREQRRALLAAVSRLEHEPLDEVTVLGTRYRVIRGDEFVRAGADGLEPPRPTDPEPAVASWEDRPGPPSRDVGFALGPNSAEGLMAGALRIALRGFTYSGGHLPTALREDSERAARDYPEVVLLPVSFGVAERRGDRWRPRGALMPTPHDARRLLVHGMTELWPLLYDFDAGERAEFRGAAEEFKAAGRANQIVVRDRCFRICRVERMVRMGADGPESARPSDMETTEPMKLHPTMDEDGVIHYDE